One part of the Ochotona princeps isolate mOchPri1 chromosome 3, mOchPri1.hap1, whole genome shotgun sequence genome encodes these proteins:
- the SAMSN1 gene encoding SAM domain-containing protein SAMSN-1 isoform X1 produces MLKRKPSNVSEKEKHQKPKRSSSFGNFDRFRNISVSKPTDSTEKHEGEPINENGEQHKASTNGGGLSKKMRNISWTMKKKVGKKYIKALSEEKDEEEGDDILPYRNSDPMIGTHTEKISLKASDSLDSLYSGQSSSSGITTCSDGTSNRDSFRLDDDSPYSGPFCGRARVHTDFTPSPYDTDSLKIKKGDIIDIICKTPMGMWTGMLNNKVGNFKFIYVDVISEEEEAPKKIKAHRRSKVGKPETLLEFLERIHLQEYSSTLLLNGYETLEDLKYIKESHLIELNIENSEDRKRFLSAAENLLEEETIQEQENTPVPTSLGSDISLSKSQLDDCPRDSGCYISSGNSDNGKEELESENLPEMVQKISIKEPTI; encoded by the exons CGCAGCAGCAGTTTTGGTAATTTTGATCGTTTCCGGAATATTTCTGTATCAAAGCCAACTGATTCTACCGAG AAACATGAAGGAGAACCCATTAACGAAAATGGAGAACAACATAAAGCTTCAACTAATGGAGGGGGTTTGAgtaagaaaatgagaaatatttcatgGACAATGAAGAAAAAAGTTGGTAAAAAATACATCAAAGCTCTTTCTGAGGAAAAG GATGAAGAAGAGGGAGATGACATTCTTCCATATCGGAACAGTGATCCCATGATCGGGACCCACACAGAGAAGATCTCCCTTAAAGCCAGTGATTCTTTGGATAGTCTCTACAGTGGTCAGAGTTCATCAA GTGGAATAACAACCTGCTCAGATGGTACAAGTAACCGTGATAGCTTCCGATTGGATGATGACAGTCCCTACTCAGGACCATTCTGTGGCCGTGCCCGAGTGCACACGGACTTCACTCCAAGTCCCTATGACACCGACTCCCTCAAAATCAAG AAAGGAGACATCATAGATATCATTTGCAAAACGCCAATGGGGATGTGGACAGGAATGTTGAATAACAAGGTGGGAAACTTCAAATTTATTTACGTGGATGTCATCTCAGAAGAGGAGGAAGCCCCCAAGAAAATAAAGGCCCACCGAAGGAGTAAAGTTGGAAAGCCTGAGACTTTGTTAGAGTTCCTAGAAAGGATCCACCTTCAG GAATATAGTTCAACACTTCTGCTCAATGGTTATGAGACTCTAGAGGATTTGAAGTATATAAAAGAGAGTCATCTAATTGAATTGAACATTGAAAACTCCGAAGACAGGAAGAGGTTCTTATCAGCTGCTGAAAATCTCCTTGAGGAGGAAA CTATTCAAGAGCAAGAAAATACTCCAGTGCCCACATCCTTAGGCTCCGACATCTCCTTAAGCAAGTCACAGTTAGATGACTGCCCACGGGACTCTGGTTGCTATATTTCTTCAGGAAATTCAGATAATGGCAAAGAAGAGTTGGAGTCTGAAAATCTGCCTGAGATGGTCCAAAAGATTAGCATCAAGGAGCCAACCATCTAA